The following proteins are co-located in the Noviherbaspirillum sp. UKPF54 genome:
- a CDS encoding cystathionine beta-lyase, with product MTDRKSLQTALIHSDYKAPAGFGAFPTAIHHASTVLFKNVAAMRSRNWQDKNSYTYGLHGTPTSFTLEARLAQIEGGEHCLLAPSGLAAISMIDLALLKSGDDVLIPDNVYNPNRELGNWLARDFGISARFYDPLAGEGIADLIQPNTRLIWTEAPGSVSMEVPDIPAICRAAQSKSAGGQKVYVAIDNTWSAGIAFRAFDYGVDIVMQALTKYQSGGSDVLMGAVITRDKDLINRIEMAHMRLGYGVGMDDCYLVLRGLPTMKLRFDAHDAAARKVAAWLKARPEIAKVLHPAFADCPGHEIWKRDFTGAGGLFSVLFDARYSEAQTDRFIDSLKLFKIGYSWGGANSLCVPYRIQGMRANWREQGQLVRFNIGLEDPQDLIADIEQALAALHCA from the coding sequence ATGACGGATCGCAAATCGCTTCAGACCGCTCTCATTCACAGCGACTACAAGGCGCCGGCCGGATTCGGCGCATTTCCGACGGCGATTCATCATGCGTCCACCGTCCTGTTCAAGAATGTGGCCGCTATGCGTTCGCGCAACTGGCAGGACAAGAATTCCTACACCTACGGCTTGCACGGCACGCCGACGTCATTCACGCTGGAGGCGCGCCTGGCGCAGATCGAGGGCGGCGAGCATTGCCTGCTGGCGCCAAGCGGCTTGGCGGCGATCTCGATGATCGACCTCGCGCTGCTGAAAAGCGGCGACGATGTGCTAATCCCGGATAACGTTTACAACCCGAACCGCGAGCTTGGCAACTGGCTGGCGCGCGATTTTGGCATTTCCGCGCGCTTCTACGATCCGTTGGCCGGGGAAGGGATTGCCGACCTGATCCAGCCGAATACCCGTCTGATCTGGACTGAAGCACCGGGCTCGGTGTCGATGGAAGTGCCCGACATTCCCGCCATCTGCCGTGCCGCGCAAAGCAAGAGTGCGGGCGGGCAGAAAGTCTACGTGGCGATCGACAATACCTGGTCGGCGGGCATCGCTTTTCGCGCCTTCGATTACGGCGTCGACATCGTGATGCAGGCGCTCACCAAGTACCAGTCAGGCGGCTCCGACGTGTTGATGGGAGCGGTCATTACGCGCGACAAGGATTTGATCAATCGTATCGAGATGGCCCATATGCGTCTCGGTTACGGCGTCGGCATGGACGACTGCTACCTCGTGCTGCGCGGACTGCCGACCATGAAACTGCGCTTCGATGCGCATGATGCCGCCGCGCGCAAGGTCGCCGCGTGGCTCAAGGCGCGGCCGGAAATCGCCAAGGTCCTGCATCCCGCATTCGCGGATTGCCCGGGCCATGAAATCTGGAAGCGCGACTTTACCGGCGCCGGCGGACTGTTCTCGGTCTTGTTCGACGCGCGCTACAGCGAGGCGCAGACCGACCGCTTCATCGACAGCCTCAAGCTGTTCAAGATCGGCTACAGCTGGGGCGGCGCCAACAGCCTGTGCGTGCCATACCGTATCCAGGGGATGCGCGCGAACTGGCGCGAGCAGGGTCAGCTGGTGCGCTTCAACATCGGGCTGGAAGATCCGCAGGACTTGATCGCCGATATCGAACAGGCGCTCGCGGCGCTGCACTGCGCCTGA
- a CDS encoding YihY/virulence factor BrkB family protein, with amino-acid sequence MQIPGLRGLSPLALIKESVKAFSDDDMSTYAAALSYQVLFSLFPFVLFLIALLGFLNLSDFFDWLRQQAQVFLPGQAMQLVDKVIHELKQPKGGLMSIGAIVALWTASAGIRATMNALNTAYDVEEGRPAWKLYPLSVVYTLGLAAMLIAAAALFIIGPQAVQWVARHLGLEQIFVFLWTWLRWPVVLFLLTLAIAVVYYVAPDVEQEFRFITPGAVLSVIVWIAASLGFDFYVRNFADYSASYGSVGAIIVMLLYFYISAAVLLFGAEVNAVIEHHAPTGKDPGEKKMP; translated from the coding sequence ATGCAGATTCCCGGTCTCCGGGGGCTTTCTCCCCTCGCGCTCATCAAGGAATCCGTCAAGGCCTTTTCCGACGACGACATGTCGACCTATGCGGCGGCGCTCTCCTACCAGGTTTTGTTTTCGCTTTTTCCGTTTGTGCTATTCCTGATCGCGCTGCTCGGTTTCCTCAACCTGTCCGATTTCTTTGACTGGCTGCGGCAACAGGCGCAGGTATTCTTGCCCGGGCAGGCGATGCAACTGGTCGACAAGGTGATCCACGAGCTCAAGCAGCCCAAGGGGGGGCTGATGTCGATCGGTGCTATCGTCGCCCTCTGGACCGCTTCGGCCGGCATACGTGCCACGATGAATGCACTGAACACGGCTTACGACGTGGAGGAAGGCCGCCCGGCCTGGAAACTTTATCCGCTCTCGGTGGTGTATACGCTCGGGCTTGCCGCCATGCTGATCGCTGCCGCGGCCTTGTTCATAATCGGACCGCAGGCGGTGCAGTGGGTAGCGCGCCACCTCGGTCTGGAGCAGATTTTCGTGTTTTTGTGGACCTGGCTGCGCTGGCCGGTAGTCCTGTTCCTGCTCACACTGGCGATTGCCGTGGTTTATTATGTCGCGCCCGATGTCGAGCAGGAATTCCGCTTCATCACGCCCGGTGCAGTGTTGTCCGTCATCGTTTGGATTGCCGCCTCACTGGGCTTTGATTTCTACGTACGCAATTTCGCGGACTACAGCGCCTCCTATGGCAGCGTCGGCGCGATCATCGTGATGCTGCTGTACTTTTACATCTCGGCCGCGGTGCTGCTGTTCGGCGCCGAGGTCAACGCGGTGATCGAGCATCATGCGCCGACAGGCAAGGATCCCGGCGAAAAGAAGATGCCTTGA
- a CDS encoding hemerythrin domain-containing protein, with the protein MKSITRSVANTLSPSITNMIRMDHTHVMATFHEYEMDTSPQKKKALVDSACLALEIHAQLEEEIFYPAMRELAADTAVVEKSIPEHNEMRRLIAELRHMEPTDPAYDKTFLELMRDVMHHAADEETSLLPDAERLLADRLGELGVRMTKRRLQLAAPHAGELARGTVRTFPVTSVAVAAGALLAGTYLARRTFARHA; encoded by the coding sequence ATGAAATCGATCACCCGTTCCGTCGCCAACACACTCTCGCCATCCATTACCAACATGATTCGGATGGATCATACCCATGTCATGGCGACCTTCCATGAGTATGAAATGGATACAAGTCCGCAGAAAAAAAAGGCATTGGTCGATTCGGCCTGCCTGGCACTGGAAATTCATGCGCAGCTAGAGGAAGAAATTTTTTACCCGGCCATGCGTGAACTTGCCGCCGATACGGCCGTCGTGGAAAAAAGCATTCCGGAACATAACGAAATGCGCCGCCTGATTGCCGAACTGCGCCACATGGAGCCAACCGATCCGGCTTATGACAAGACATTCCTGGAATTGATGCGCGACGTGATGCACCACGCCGCCGATGAAGAGACCTCGCTGCTGCCCGACGCGGAGCGGTTGCTCGCGGACCGGCTGGGCGAACTCGGCGTACGTATGACCAAGCGCCGGCTGCAGCTGGCCGCACCGCATGCCGGCGAACTTGCACGCGGCACGGTGCGCACTTTCCCCGTCACTTCGGTTGCGGTGGCGGCAGGAGCGCTACTGGCCGGGACCTACCTGGCACGCCGAACCTTTGCCCGGCATGCTTGA
- a CDS encoding EAL domain-containing protein, with protein sequence MPPNHNLLLRQLKKLGIDSVEGPQSREQWLQFLDRVNRAYTEADQERYLMERSQEISSREMQELYTRLEEAQRIAGLGNWSFNHPDRHGHWSEECFRIFDFDPSSPLPTYRRILQKVRKKDRHQLTQAFRAARREGMDGEIEFGLRRANGGTRWVRALLQPVRNGDGTVARLHGTMMDITVRKHGEIRQALKHTITRTVAESASIDGIMPQIIQIVCETVGWACGTLWMLNHKENSCERIHTWTAPDPRVRQFLDEAPRMLGLPARDSLAGRVIETRQPVWIGDIGRAPIHTAAAAALDAGLRAAFAFPIRMGDELLAVAEFFSKRTQEADGEILQSAESIGRHISQVLQRRQAQHALHESEAHFRALVEQASDSFYVHDSAGRLIDVNRHACDSLGYSRDELLSMTMMEIDVDLSLADLRHLQASAVEGAALAVESRHRRKNGSTFPVEIRMGPIRIGGKEHLLSLVRDVTERKVLQEHIQHLAYHDALTALPNRAMFNRHLRHAIAQAQRYNKRLAVLFVDLDRFKNINDTLGHEAGDRLLQEMAHRIGSSLRSGDVVAHLGNAESLVARLGGDEFVVLVEEVTDSAQVSQIARRILAATVKEYLLDGQLVHMTASVGISLFPEDGRNEYALMKHADIAMYRAKDSGKNTFQFYSAQMDAHSAKLLALESGLRRAIERNELTLHYQPRVDANSGRITGVEALVRWHHPDLGLVAPAHFIPLAEETGLIVPLSKWVLRQACLQCCQWKQLGLPPLRVSVNLSARQFTDDNLSGETARTLREVGMDPSLLELEITESMMMYNTDRTIQVLSELRMMGIGIAIDDFGIGYSSLSHLKQFPIDIIKMDRSFIKDIPGDYSDAAIADAIIAMSQRLKVMVVAEGVETDAQLDFLRERGCDEIQGYYFSKPLPPDEFVRFALDNLAVPQRIKA encoded by the coding sequence ATGCCTCCCAACCATAACCTGCTGTTGCGGCAACTGAAAAAGCTCGGCATCGATAGCGTCGAAGGCCCCCAATCGCGGGAACAGTGGCTGCAATTCCTCGATCGTGTCAATCGCGCCTATACGGAAGCGGACCAGGAACGTTATCTGATGGAGCGTTCGCAGGAAATTTCTTCCCGCGAAATGCAGGAGCTTTACACCCGGCTGGAGGAGGCGCAGCGCATCGCCGGATTGGGAAACTGGTCGTTCAACCACCCGGATCGCCACGGGCACTGGTCGGAGGAGTGCTTCCGCATCTTCGATTTCGATCCCTCCTCGCCGCTGCCGACGTACCGCCGCATCCTGCAAAAGGTGCGGAAGAAGGACCGCCATCAGCTGACACAGGCCTTCCGGGCAGCGCGGCGGGAAGGCATGGACGGCGAGATCGAGTTCGGCCTGCGTCGCGCGAACGGCGGCACGCGGTGGGTGCGGGCACTGCTCCAACCGGTCAGGAACGGCGACGGCACGGTCGCGCGCCTGCACGGCACGATGATGGATATCACCGTGCGCAAGCATGGCGAGATACGGCAGGCGCTGAAGCACACGATCACCCGCACCGTGGCCGAGTCCGCCTCGATCGACGGCATCATGCCGCAGATCATACAGATCGTCTGCGAAACGGTGGGTTGGGCATGCGGCACGTTATGGATGCTGAACCACAAGGAAAATTCATGCGAACGCATCCACACATGGACCGCGCCCGATCCCCGCGTGCGCCAATTCCTCGATGAAGCGCCGCGCATGCTCGGCCTGCCCGCACGCGACAGCCTTGCGGGGCGCGTGATCGAAACGCGCCAGCCGGTGTGGATCGGCGACATTGGCCGTGCGCCGATCCACACGGCCGCCGCCGCGGCGCTCGACGCCGGCTTGCGCGCGGCATTCGCCTTCCCGATCCGGATGGGAGACGAGCTGCTGGCCGTGGCCGAATTCTTCAGCAAGCGGACGCAGGAAGCCGATGGCGAAATTCTGCAAAGCGCGGAATCGATCGGGCGCCATATCAGCCAAGTGCTGCAGCGCAGGCAGGCCCAGCACGCCCTGCACGAGAGCGAAGCCCACTTCCGTGCCCTGGTGGAGCAGGCCAGCGACAGCTTCTACGTGCACGACAGCGCTGGCCGCCTGATCGACGTCAACCGGCACGCATGCGACAGCCTCGGTTACAGCCGCGACGAACTGCTGTCGATGACCATGATGGAGATCGACGTCGACCTTTCCCTGGCCGACCTGCGACACCTGCAGGCAAGCGCCGTCGAGGGCGCGGCGCTTGCCGTCGAGAGCCGCCACCGGCGCAAGAACGGCTCCACCTTTCCGGTCGAGATCCGCATGGGACCGATCCGCATCGGCGGCAAGGAACACCTGCTGTCGCTGGTGCGCGACGTCACCGAGCGCAAGGTCTTGCAGGAGCATATCCAGCATCTCGCCTACCACGATGCGCTCACCGCCCTGCCCAACCGCGCCATGTTCAACCGCCACCTGCGCCACGCCATCGCGCAGGCGCAGCGCTACAACAAGCGGCTGGCGGTGCTGTTCGTCGACCTCGACCGCTTCAAGAACATCAACGACACGCTCGGCCACGAAGCCGGCGACCGCCTGTTGCAGGAAATGGCGCATCGCATCGGCTCCAGCCTGCGCAGCGGCGACGTGGTCGCGCACCTGGGCAACGCGGAAAGCCTGGTGGCGCGCCTGGGCGGCGATGAATTCGTGGTTCTGGTCGAGGAAGTGACGGACAGCGCCCAGGTCAGCCAGATCGCCCGCCGCATCCTGGCAGCGACGGTCAAGGAATACCTGCTCGACGGCCAGCTGGTCCACATGACGGCGAGCGTCGGCATCAGCCTGTTCCCGGAAGACGGGCGCAACGAATATGCGCTGATGAAGCACGCGGACATCGCGATGTACCGGGCCAAGGACAGCGGCAAGAACACGTTCCAGTTTTATTCTGCCCAGATGGATGCCCATTCGGCCAAGCTGCTGGCGCTCGAATCGGGCCTGCGGCGCGCCATCGAACGCAACGAGCTGACGCTGCACTATCAGCCCAGGGTGGATGCGAACAGCGGACGCATCACCGGGGTGGAAGCGCTGGTGCGCTGGCATCATCCCGATCTGGGGCTGGTGGCGCCGGCGCACTTCATTCCGCTGGCTGAAGAAACCGGCCTGATCGTGCCGCTGTCGAAATGGGTGCTGAGGCAAGCGTGCCTTCAATGTTGTCAATGGAAACAACTGGGCCTGCCGCCCTTGCGTGTTTCGGTCAACCTGTCGGCACGGCAGTTCACCGACGACAACCTGTCCGGCGAAACGGCAAGGACACTGCGGGAAGTCGGCATGGACCCGTCCCTGCTCGAACTCGAAATCACCGAGAGCATGATGATGTACAACACCGACCGGACCATTCAGGTGCTGTCGGAATTGCGCATGATGGGTATCGGCATTGCCATCGACGATTTCGGCATCGGTTATTCCTCCCTGTCTCACTTGAAACAGTTCCCTATCGACATCATCAAAATGGACCGCTCGTTCATCAAGGACATTCCCGGCGATTATTCGGATGCCGCCATCGCCGACGCCATCATTGCAATGAGCCAACGTCTCAAGGTCATGGTCGTGGCCGAAGGTGTGGAAACCGATGCACAGCTTGATTTCCTGCGCGAACGCGGCTGTGACGAAATTCAGGGCTACTACTTCAGCAAGCCATTGCCGCCAGACGAATTCGTCAGATTCGCATTGGACAATCTCGCTGTTCCCCAGCGCATCAAGGCCTAG
- a CDS encoding FIST signal transduction protein, which translates to MQLSTFSFDAANGWSPSAFPPLDSDRTLVMVYAAPGYIDNPQPISDLYRAYPRSRLIGCSTAGEIAGPEVNDGSLSVAVVRFEHSDVEAVSAQIRDAADSHEAGAQLARQLCRAGLRSVFVLSDGLHVNGSELVKGLAAALPADVTVTGGLAADGDRFRRTWVIRDGKPESGVITAVGLYGERLRVTHGSRGGWDSFGPERRITRSNGNILYELDGKPALALYKEYLGERASGLPATGLLFPLSIRKQAGESRQVVRTILGIDEARQALIFAGDVPKGYLAQLMRANFDRLLNGASLAADQAKGDGQTSGPVLAVAISCVGRRLVLGERIEEETESTLENLPPATQQVGFYSYGEISPYTNGSCDLHNQTMTLTTFSEA; encoded by the coding sequence ATGCAACTGAGTACATTTTCGTTTGACGCGGCAAACGGCTGGTCGCCGTCCGCGTTCCCGCCCCTGGATTCCGACCGGACGCTCGTCATGGTCTATGCCGCGCCCGGCTACATCGATAATCCCCAGCCCATCTCGGACCTGTACCGCGCCTATCCGCGCTCGCGCCTGATCGGCTGTTCCACGGCTGGCGAGATTGCCGGGCCGGAGGTCAACGACGGCAGCCTTTCCGTTGCAGTAGTCCGGTTCGAGCACAGTGATGTCGAAGCCGTCTCCGCTCAAATCCGCGATGCGGCGGATTCGCATGAAGCCGGCGCGCAGCTGGCTCGCCAGCTTTGCCGCGCCGGCTTGCGCAGTGTCTTCGTCCTGTCGGACGGATTGCATGTCAACGGCAGCGAACTGGTGAAGGGGCTGGCGGCCGCCTTGCCGGCCGATGTCACGGTGACCGGCGGTCTGGCAGCGGACGGCGACCGTTTCCGACGCACGTGGGTCATCCGCGACGGAAAGCCGGAGAGCGGCGTCATTACCGCGGTCGGCCTGTACGGCGAGCGGCTGCGCGTCACCCACGGCTCTCGCGGCGGCTGGGACAGTTTCGGTCCCGAGCGGCGCATCACCCGTTCCAACGGCAACATCCTGTACGAACTCGACGGCAAACCGGCGCTTGCCCTCTACAAGGAGTACCTGGGCGAACGGGCTTCTGGCCTGCCCGCCACCGGCCTGCTGTTTCCGCTGTCGATACGCAAGCAAGCCGGCGAATCGCGGCAGGTGGTGAGGACCATCCTCGGGATCGACGAAGCCAGGCAGGCGCTGATCTTCGCCGGCGATGTGCCCAAGGGCTATCTGGCGCAGCTGATGCGCGCCAATTTCGACCGCCTGCTCAACGGCGCGAGCCTTGCGGCCGACCAGGCCAAGGGCGACGGCCAGACGAGCGGCCCCGTGCTAGCGGTCGCTATCAGTTGCGTCGGCCGCCGCCTGGTGCTGGGCGAGCGCATCGAGGAAGAAACCGAAAGCACGCTGGAAAACCTGCCGCCGGCGACGCAGCAGGTCGGCTTCTATTCCTACGGCGAGATTTCCCCGTACACGAATGGCAGCTGCGACCTGCACAACCAGACGATGACCCTGACTACGTTTTCCGAGGCCTAA
- the serB gene encoding phosphoserine phosphatase SerB, with the protein MNLILQGLATDRSTIDRIAAMADAQRIVQIHPNAYRCEGVGHSDALKAKIDSECFAARLDYAFSAAARKLNDFGLVAMDMDSTLITIECIDEIADMQGLKPQVAEITEAAMRGEIEFRESLTRRVSLLKGLDAGALQRVYDERLKLSPGAEKMLAAVQAAGLKTLLVSGGFTFFTDRMKTRLGLDYTHSNELEIVDGKLTGKVVGGIVDADEKKNTVERVCRELGMSPKQAIVMGDGANDLKMMGISGMSVAFRAKPVVRAQADIALNFVGLDGILPLFD; encoded by the coding sequence ATGAACCTGATTCTCCAAGGCCTCGCCACCGACCGTTCCACCATCGACCGCATCGCCGCCATGGCGGACGCGCAGCGAATCGTCCAGATCCATCCGAACGCCTATCGCTGCGAAGGTGTCGGGCATTCCGACGCATTGAAAGCGAAGATCGACAGCGAATGCTTCGCAGCCCGGTTGGACTATGCCTTCAGCGCCGCGGCGCGCAAGCTGAATGACTTCGGCCTGGTCGCGATGGACATGGACTCGACGCTGATCACGATCGAATGCATCGACGAGATCGCCGACATGCAGGGGCTGAAACCGCAGGTGGCGGAAATCACCGAAGCCGCCATGCGCGGCGAGATCGAATTCCGCGAAAGCCTGACGCGCCGCGTGTCGCTGCTCAAGGGGCTGGATGCGGGCGCCTTGCAGCGCGTCTACGACGAACGGCTCAAGCTGTCTCCCGGCGCGGAAAAAATGCTTGCGGCGGTTCAGGCGGCCGGCCTGAAAACCCTTTTGGTATCGGGAGGCTTCACCTTCTTTACCGACCGCATGAAAACCCGCCTAGGCCTCGACTACACGCATTCCAACGAGCTGGAAATCGTCGACGGCAAGCTGACCGGCAAGGTGGTCGGCGGCATCGTCGACGCTGACGAAAAAAAGAACACCGTCGAACGCGTGTGCCGCGAACTCGGCATGTCGCCGAAACAAGCCATCGTCATGGGTGACGGCGCCAACGATCTGAAGATGATGGGCATTTCCGGCATGTCGGTAGCCTTCCGCGCCAAGCCGGTTGTGCGGGCGCAAGCGGACATCGCCTTGAATTTTGTAGGATTGGACGGCATTTTGCCTCTGTTCGATTAA
- the mfd gene encoding transcription-repair coupling factor yields MSFDLKKSLPKPGNRFALPAVHGSADAFALAQGAIELKAHKRMLAVVVANATDAQRLLDEIPWFGGSADLRCHLLPDWETLPYDAFSPHQDLVSERLATLYEVQNGQCDVLLVPATTALLRMAPPSFLAAHTFYFKQGETLDEARLKAQLTLAGYTHVSQVMSPGEYSVRGGLIDLFPMGSALPYRLDLFGDTIETIRTFDADTQRSLYPVREVRLLPGREFPMDEASRTAFRGRWREEFEGDPSKSPIYKDIGNGIASAGIEYYLPLFFEETATLFQYLPDDATFALVGDIDGAIKRFWSDTQSRYKFLKADRERPLLAPERLFLKDEDFFTLAKPHGRWVIQAGDVASEISAPIPNIAVNRRVEDPLVNLRSYLLQTDKRVMICAESNGRRETLQQYFNEYDLALAPCDGYGDFAGASAKLMLGVAPLHAGFELGPEFGNLAFITETELYAGSGRRAGRRKQEGATQVESMVRDLSELKVGDPVVHVNHGIGRYMGLVSMDLGEGETEFLHLEYAKDTKLYVPVSQLHVISRYSGASPEDAPLHVLGSGQWEKAKKKAAQQIRDTAAELLNLYARRAARQGHAFQYSARDYEAFAESFGFEETPDQSAAINAVIKDMTGGKPMDRLICGDVGFGKTEVALRAAFVAVMGGKQVAILAPTTLLAEQHAQTFADRFADWPVKIAELSRFRTGKEVTAAIKGMAEGTIDIVIGTHKLLSNEVKFSRLGLVIIDEEHRFGVRQKEALKALRAEVDVLTLTATPIPRTLGMALEGLRDFSVIATAPQKRLAIKTFVRSENDSVVREACLRELKRGGQVYFLHNEVETIQNRKAMLEELLPEARIAVAHGQMHERDLEKVMRDFVAQRFNILLCTTIIETGIDVPTANTIIMHRADKFGLAQLHQLRGRVGRSHHQAYAYLLVHDVHGLTKQAQRRLEAIQQMEELGSGFYLAMHDLEIRGAGEVLGENQSGEMMEIGFQLYSDMLNEAVRSLKNGKEPDLAAPLSTTTEINLHVPALLPQDYCGDVHERLSLYKRFANCATPEAIDGLQEELIDRFGKMPDAAKALIETHRLRIAAMPVGIVKIDAHAELAVLHFQPNPPIDAMRIIELIQKNRHIKLHGQDKLRITANMPDLAARVSQVKATIRSLVG; encoded by the coding sequence ATGTCATTCGATCTAAAGAAATCCCTTCCCAAGCCCGGTAACCGATTCGCCCTGCCCGCCGTGCACGGCTCGGCCGACGCCTTTGCACTGGCGCAGGGCGCCATCGAACTGAAGGCGCACAAGCGCATGCTGGCGGTGGTCGTCGCCAATGCCACCGATGCGCAGCGCCTGCTCGACGAAATCCCGTGGTTCGGCGGATCCGCCGACTTGCGCTGCCACCTGCTGCCGGACTGGGAAACGCTGCCCTACGACGCCTTCTCGCCGCACCAGGACTTGGTGTCCGAGCGCTTGGCGACGCTGTACGAAGTGCAGAATGGCCAGTGCGACGTGCTGCTGGTGCCGGCAACGACGGCCTTGTTGCGCATGGCGCCGCCCTCCTTCCTGGCGGCGCACACCTTTTACTTCAAGCAGGGCGAAACGCTGGACGAGGCACGCCTGAAAGCGCAGCTGACGCTGGCCGGCTACACCCATGTGTCGCAGGTGATGTCGCCGGGTGAATACTCGGTGCGCGGCGGCCTGATCGACCTGTTCCCGATGGGCTCGGCGCTGCCCTACCGGCTCGACCTGTTCGGCGACACGATCGAAACCATCCGCACCTTCGATGCCGACACCCAGCGCTCGCTCTACCCGGTGCGCGAGGTGCGCCTGCTGCCAGGCCGGGAATTCCCGATGGACGAAGCATCGCGCACCGCCTTCCGCGGCCGCTGGCGCGAAGAGTTCGAGGGCGATCCGTCCAAGTCGCCGATCTACAAGGACATCGGCAACGGCATCGCATCGGCCGGCATCGAATACTACCTGCCGCTGTTTTTCGAGGAGACGGCGACGCTGTTCCAGTACCTGCCGGACGACGCCACCTTCGCGCTGGTCGGCGACATCGACGGCGCGATCAAGCGCTTCTGGAGCGACACGCAGTCGCGTTATAAATTCCTGAAGGCCGACCGCGAGCGGCCGCTGCTGGCGCCGGAACGCCTGTTCCTGAAGGACGAGGATTTCTTCACGCTGGCCAAGCCGCATGGCCGCTGGGTGATCCAGGCTGGCGACGTCGCTTCCGAAATCTCGGCGCCGATCCCGAATATCGCCGTCAACCGCCGCGTCGAAGACCCGCTGGTCAACCTGCGCTCCTACCTGCTGCAGACCGACAAGCGGGTGATGATCTGCGCCGAATCGAACGGCCGGCGCGAAACGCTGCAGCAGTACTTCAACGAATACGACCTGGCGCTCGCGCCCTGCGACGGCTACGGCGACTTCGCCGGCGCTTCCGCCAAGCTGATGCTCGGCGTCGCGCCGCTGCATGCCGGCTTCGAGCTCGGCCCCGAGTTCGGCAATCTCGCCTTCATCACCGAAACCGAACTCTATGCCGGCTCCGGGCGCCGCGCCGGCAGGAGAAAACAGGAAGGCGCGACGCAGGTCGAATCGATGGTGCGCGACCTGTCGGAACTGAAGGTCGGCGACCCGGTCGTGCACGTGAACCACGGCATCGGCCGCTACATGGGCCTGGTCAGCATGGACCTGGGCGAAGGCGAGACCGAATTCCTGCACCTCGAATACGCGAAGGACACCAAGCTCTACGTGCCGGTGTCGCAGCTGCATGTGATCTCGCGCTACTCCGGTGCCTCTCCCGAGGACGCGCCGCTGCACGTGCTCGGTTCCGGCCAGTGGGAAAAGGCGAAGAAGAAGGCCGCGCAGCAGATCCGCGACACCGCCGCCGAGCTGCTCAACCTGTATGCGCGCCGCGCCGCCCGCCAGGGCCATGCGTTCCAGTATTCGGCGCGCGACTATGAGGCGTTCGCGGAGAGCTTCGGCTTCGAGGAAACGCCCGACCAGAGCGCCGCAATCAATGCCGTGATCAAGGACATGACCGGCGGCAAACCGATGGATCGCCTGATCTGCGGTGATGTCGGCTTCGGCAAGACCGAAGTCGCATTGCGAGCGGCCTTCGTTGCCGTCATGGGAGGCAAGCAGGTCGCGATCCTCGCCCCCACCACGCTCCTGGCCGAACAGCATGCGCAAACCTTCGCCGACCGCTTCGCCGACTGGCCGGTGAAGATCGCCGAACTGTCACGTTTCCGTACCGGCAAGGAGGTCACTGCGGCGATCAAGGGCATGGCCGAGGGCACGATCGACATCGTGATCGGCACCCACAAGCTGCTGTCGAACGAAGTGAAATTCTCGCGCCTCGGTCTGGTCATCATCGACGAGGAACACCGCTTCGGCGTGCGCCAGAAGGAGGCACTGAAAGCCCTGCGCGCCGAGGTCGATGTGCTCACGCTCACCGCCACGCCGATCCCGCGCACGCTCGGCATGGCGCTGGAAGGCTTGCGCGACTTCTCGGTGATCGCCACCGCGCCGCAAAAGCGCCTGGCGATCAAGACCTTCGTGCGTTCCGAGAACGACTCGGTGGTCCGCGAAGCCTGCCTGCGCGAACTGAAGCGCGGCGGCCAGGTGTACTTCCTGCATAACGAGGTCGAAACCATCCAGAACCGCAAGGCGATGCTGGAAGAATTGCTGCCGGAAGCGCGCATCGCGGTCGCGCACGGCCAGATGCACGAGCGCGACCTGGAAAAGGTGATGCGCGATTTCGTGGCGCAGCGCTTCAACATCCTGTTGTGCACCACGATCATCGAAACCGGCATCGACGTGCCGACTGCGAACACGATCATCATGCACCGCGCCGACAAGTTCGGCCTGGCGCAATTGCACCAGTTGCGCGGGCGCGTCGGGCGCTCACACCACCAGGCCTACGCCTACCTGCTGGTGCACGACGTGCACGGGCTGACCAAGCAGGCGCAGCGCCGGCTGGAAGCGATCCAGCAGATGGAGGAGCTGGGCAGCGGCTTCTATCTCGCGATGCACGACCTGGAAATCCGCGGCGCCGGCGAGGTGCTCGGCGAAAACCAGTCGGGCGAAATGATGGAGATCGGCTTCCAGCTCTATTCCGACATGCTCAATGAAGCGGTGCGCTCGCTCAAGAACGGCAAGGAACCTGACCTGGCCGCGCCGCTGTCGACCACTACCGAGATCAACCTGCATGTGCCGGCGCTGCTGCCGCAGGATTACTGCGGCGACGTGCACGAGCGGCTGTCGCTGTACAAGCGCTTTGCCAACTGTGCCACGCCGGAAGCCATCGACGGCTTGCAGGAAGAACTGATCGACCGCTTCGGCAAGATGCCCGATGCGGCCAAGGCGCTGATCGAGACGCATCGGCTGCGGATTGCCGCGATGCCGGTCGGGATTGTTAAAATCGACGCCCACGCGGAATTGGCTGTGCTGCACTTCCAGCCGAACCCGCCGATCGACGCGATGCGCATCATCGAGCTGATCCAGAAGAACCGCCACATCAAGCTGCACGGACAGGACAAGCTGCGCATCACGGCGAACATGCCGGATCTGGCGGCGCGCGTGTCGCAGGTGAAGGCGACCATCCGCTCGCTGGTCGGATAA